In one window of bacterium DNA:
- a CDS encoding ribose-phosphate pyrophosphokinase encodes MLDLFLFSGNAHPRLAEDIAAYLHTPLRKRILDRFADGEVRVEIHENVRGRDCFVIQPTCASPEATVNDNLMELLTMVDALRRASARRVTAVVPYFGYARQDRKDKPRVPITAKLVANLLTRAGLDRLLTLDLHAGQIQGYFDIPVDNLLPRPLFLRELQNFDPTELVIVAPDAGSAKINRSYADRLDCGFAIVDKSRYSTDASKALTLIGEVEGKHCFIIDDIVSTGGTMVNAARLLSERGAKSVRAAVTHGVFSGKAYEKLADSVFTEFIVTDSIPLRPGAPDIIRTISVAKLMGEAIRRTHYDLSISVLFL; translated from the coding sequence ATGCTCGATCTGTTCCTCTTCTCCGGCAACGCCCACCCCCGTCTGGCCGAGGACATCGCCGCCTACCTCCACACCCCCCTGCGCAAGCGGATTCTGGACCGTTTCGCCGACGGCGAGGTGCGGGTGGAAATTCACGAGAACGTGCGCGGCCGGGACTGCTTCGTCATCCAACCCACCTGCGCCTCGCCCGAGGCCACCGTCAACGACAACCTGATGGAGCTTTTGACGATGGTGGACGCCCTGCGCCGGGCCAGCGCCCGCCGGGTCACCGCCGTCGTCCCCTACTTCGGCTACGCCCGCCAGGACCGCAAGGACAAGCCGCGCGTTCCGATAACGGCCAAGCTGGTAGCCAACCTCCTGACGCGGGCCGGGCTGGACCGCCTCCTGACCCTGGACCTCCACGCCGGCCAAATCCAGGGCTACTTCGATATCCCGGTGGACAACCTCCTGCCGCGCCCCCTCTTCCTGCGCGAGCTGCAAAACTTCGACCCCACCGAGCTGGTCATCGTGGCCCCGGACGCCGGCTCGGCCAAGATCAACCGTTCCTACGCCGACCGGCTCGACTGCGGCTTCGCCATCGTGGACAAGAGCCGCTACTCAACCGACGCTTCCAAGGCGCTGACCCTCATCGGCGAGGTCGAGGGCAAGCACTGCTTCATCATTGACGACATCGTGTCCACTGGCGGAACCATGGTCAACGCCGCGCGGCTGCTCTCCGAGCGGGGAGCCAAGAGCGTCCGCGCCGCGGTGACCCACGGCGTCTTCTCCGGGAAGGCCTACGAGAAGCTCGCCGACTCGGTCTTCACCGAGTTCATCGTCACCGACTCCATTCCCCTGCGCCCCGGCGCGCCCGATATAATCCGGACCATAAGCGTGGCCAAGCTCATGGGCGAGGCCATCCGCCGGACGCACTACGACCTCTCGATCAGCGTCCTTTTCCTCTAG